The Juglans regia cultivar Chandler chromosome 11, Walnut 2.0, whole genome shotgun sequence genome contains the following window.
AAGGCCAACCCCAACAAGACCATTTCCTATCCCCAGGCTCAGGCCCATTACGTGACAGCCGCCATCCCCCTCTCTATTTTTCGGCCCCGGTAGgctctctctttccctcgtgTTCTCTCTCTAACCTCTCTTTCCCCCCATTTCTCTCGCTTGCTCCCTCTCTCTGTCTAATTCCGGTGTCATCGCAACAAGTCGTGGATGCCGAGACGTCCACTCGCTCTCTCTCCACCGTGGGTACTGCCGGACTCCGCATCGCAACACCACCGAGGAACAACCCAGCCTCACCGTGCTGCGACACCGTGAATCACCACATTTCAGCCTTTCAAACAGTGGTATAAATTTGATCTCTCTGTTTTGAGGATAAGCATGTCGATATAGttggaattttgaaattttggctTGGGGCTATGTGGTTGTGATTGatattattatgtaaatttttggAATTGATTTGCGGCACTGGTTGTGAATTTGTGTAGTGGCCGAGTGCCAAAGTGTTGAAATAAAATGTGTGTTGACATTCCGAAGTGTCGAGAATGGCAAGTTTGGGCATTTGGCCTGGGGAATTATAAACCGAGGCACCATGGTGAATTGTCTGTTAATTATGGGCTATTTATAAACTCAACTGATTATGGGCTCGTTTTATTCTATCGTTAGGATTCtagaatttcttattaaaattattCGATAGATCTCAAATGGGCTTTCCATAAATATTAacctaaaaagaaatttatagaaCTCGTGCTTGGCTTGGACTTGGTGctgggtctgggtgttacaatGTGAGAGATTAAGTGGTAATTAGAATTCTATATCAAACAAATTCTATCTCAAACACTAGCTTGAAGGATAATACTGAATagcatttaagaaataaattggaTGAGTTGTGCTCGAATCATGTGCTTAGGCATTGATTGATCTCAAACTTTTGGGCTACGTTTTTTaggaaaatgcatgaaaggaaaAGTATCAAACGCCTTAAGAATTTAGTCTGTCTCTTGAATAAAAGTTTTCCTTTCCCAGCTCTCATTGTTGGCAGATCAATCTCTGGGAAATCATCCCCAGATACATGTTAGCCAAAGCACATTGACAAAGCCTAGACTGACTCGAGTTGGACCCAATATAAATCCAATACATATAAAGTCTAGTAGTTTTACAGTTGTTTATATTCCGTGCAAGCATGTTAGGCAATTTTCTTGATTAATTAGTTAACTAATTAaccttctttatattttttgcaGCATATAGATACTTAATACTGTTGATCGGTAAGAATCTGCATCTCATCTTTGATGTTCATTAActttaaattgtgaaaatagtTTGAACATGCAGACAAGAGCACAAGATGAAATAATACCGACATTCAGATGAGAAAGACAACAAATACAATGCTTAATTGCTAGTGTTTGAGGAGGCAATTAGTTGCACGTCGAAAATTTATTTCCAGCTAAAACAAGTTTTGGCTGCAGTGTAATAACAGATCTGTTTTCTTCTTTGAGAGATTATTTCCAATGTCTTTATAAGGAAATTAATGAGGCAAGAGGTCTTACTCATCTACATCTACATCTCCATCCATACCTTTTGGAGGTGTGTAGTTGTTTGAACTTTTGTTTTTGGGTTATTCTTATTAACATTAATGTAGATTTGGGCTACACTTTTTTCTGATtttagtggctgcccagccaaGTGTGCTGGAATTACATGGGGCTGTGCAGCAACTATGTGACATATCTGGTTGTgtattgtgttttaattttgGTTATGGACTGGTTTTGTGAAGCTAGTATGTTTGTAATCCATGGTCTATGTTGTATTGTAGTGGCATGCTGAAAGATGGATTATGTTGTGTTGGATTGTTTTTTGAAGCTAGCTGTTTGAAATGCATTGCTGAAACTGTTGGTTTTGTGAAAcgatttgtttaatttttctgaGATTGAAACTGTGGTATGTTTTGTGTATTATAcagaagaatatttttttgatttggATTCTGTTTGCAAAGTGAAATGGAGGTGTGTtaatgtgtgtttgtgtgtgagGAAACTAAATCAAAGTGAAAGAATTAAGGGTAATTTGGAAAGATTACATTCCTGCATGGTGTTGCAGTTTACAATATGGATGGGGACAAGTTTTTCATATTTCCAACGGGAATGGGATTGTTGTCATTATTTGGCTGCTTCATTTAAAGAGTGCCCTGGTAAAACCCAAATATTGATATAAAGTTGGCAACAGGGTATTATATGATGTAAGTTCGACATGATGGAGATATGATTGTAAggatatatgatataatttccAAACATGATGTAGCTCGACATGAAGGATCACAAGGGTATGCTCCCCATTTATTATTTCAAAGTTTCCATTTGAAAAGTTTCCTTATTTGGTTAGTTATTAAGACATTTATGGaattttagatgtgtttaatgaaaaatttttaGTTATGAGtgttaaatgatcatttaaaacgtgattgtttaaataataatttaattaaaatattattattaattaacatatgatctgtaaaaatgtaaaatatgataaaaataaattaaataaaaataacaaaaatcatCTGCCTCATTTCACACGATACTCACCATTTACAGTCCAGTGAGCTAACGACTCCACCCACCGCTATCAACCATCTCTTCTCCTCCATCTCTAGTTCTCTTCTGATGTTGACTCACGGGTAAATCTCCAGCCACCATTTCGTTTTTTATCATAATGTCCTGTTCCTAtttctggtttttcttttgatttcttCTCTATGCCCAATCGCACTGCCCACCTTCTGGTTTTTGGTTTAAATTTGTGATTTGTATTTTGTTCCTCCCTAAATGACGAATcatggatttatttttcttggttgcaatctttatttttttgggtttatttattCCTATGTGCTCTGCCAACTAGTGGTGGATTTGCCATTTCCCTGTGTGTTCAGTTAGAAGATCTCACGATACCTAGGGATTGTGATATCTTGCTAAGGTAATATATGGCTCCTGTTGCTCCCCAGGGATTAGTCGGGACAATGTTatcggacacccggtgccaataaaaaacatatatatggcTCCTGTTGCCGATGATGGGTGGTTATTAGATTAAGATTTACTCATTTTCCTCTTCTGCTCTTTTTGTAAGGTAGATAAATTGTTTGATGTATGGTCTGAAATTAGTGACACTGCCTAGGGCTAAGAGGTGTATTGGACTTGTAGGAGAATCTCATCAACCCCCTCCACCACCTAGCCTAATTGGTTTTTGTGTTATTGTTGATCTAGCGATGTAGAAGAATTTATTGATTTTGGACCCACGTAGTTTTGTCTTGGGGATTTAGACTTGTAATTCAAGACAATTTCTTGTAGATTATGATGATTCTCTTTGCTTCTTTATGGAATGATAAATTTGATTTGCTTTAGCTGTTTGAGACAATTTTATGTCGACAAACTCGAAATTTGAGTTAAATTGATGTCTACAAGACTGTTGGAGAAGTCAATAAAAAGAGATATcaaagaacaataaaaaaatatatattttaatagtttagaGAAAAGAATAGCTAATCAAGTGTGGGATACATTTGAAATGGAACTAGGCAAAATAGCTGAAGTGGCCTCTTCTGCTAAAATTTTAGTTGAACCAATGCCAAGAAGACAAATATGTGTGATTACAATTAACAAATAGTTCTCTTCTGCACAGAGACCGACACAGCTATCTCCTAACGAAGCAAAACTTGTAGAGGGCTGATTTGAACTCTGAAGTTGAGATCTGTGGAACCGAAATATGGGCGACAACGATAGACTGGAGGATAGGCCGGGTATTTTCATAGTCGGATCCTCCAACGTTGGCAAACGGACCCTCCTCTCCCgtatgtttcttttctttctttgttgttatttttttttttttttttactttatagaTAATGGATGGGTGGTGCATGTTAGATCCTCCAATTTAGTtgttttcttctaatttcaTTGCTTTTACATGGTTCAATTGCTCTTCCATTATTTCTTCGTTagtttcactatatatatatacttctataATACCTTAACCGCaaatttaatgcataatttaAGAGCTATGTTGTTGCCTGCAGGATTAATGTCTGTGGATTTCGATGATGCTTGTGATTCATCGTCTGAAGTAGTTGTCCACGGGTGCGATTCTTCAGGATTATTACTATCTACGTTAACTAGTAGtattactttttcaatcatCTTTGGGGCTTTCCAATATCTATTTTTGGTGTTGCGttgacagttttttttattaacagcTGGATCATCCACACAAAGTACTACACGGCTGAGGTTTCTGTATGTATGGCTCATCTTCATGATGGGTTCTCTATTGGGACACTGCCAATGTTCGACCGGTTGGCTGCCTTGGTGATGGTTTTTGATATGAGTGATGTTAGCCTCTTCCCCCTTGACGTCTTTaccttttgttttaaatttcaaatgcTTCAAAGTATGCGATGCATCTTTCCTTTCTTCCATTATGTGCAGCTGTCGTCATTTGTTGCACTTCAGGATTGGGTAGCTTCCACTGATATTCGGAATTTTGAGATATTATTATGCATTGGTAACAAGGTGGATCTCCTTTCGGGCCATCCAGCTCATGCTGAATACAGAAGGCATTTACAGAATCTTGGGGACGCCAATTCTGATGCAGAGTTTACCGAATATGGGATTTCTGAATCTGAAGGAAGTGGCTTGTTGGGGAATGAAGAACTGTCATGGGAGATTAGACGGTCATGTCTGGAATGGTGCAGTGAACACAACATTGAATTCATTGAAGCTTGTGCTTCCAATGCTGATTTTGACAAATGTAAAGTCATTCTTTTCCTTGAGTTGCAGTAGTTACCTGATTTGCAATCATTATGATTCCTGATTTTTCCCTTTATAtgtttcaattcaaaattttgaatacatAACCAATGAATATTAAATGCCCAGCTCAACCACAAACAAATATAGTTATTACTTCACTATGTTATTCTTAAGGccttaatattataaaaactataagAACATGATAGACAATTGTCATTTGATGTTACATGGAAGTCATATTTACTAAATTTCTTTTACTGATGGAGAGGTTCAAGGAGAAGTAGCTAGATATTCTTGTATATCTTGTATTGTtataactaataactaataTTTggcatatattaatatttgcaaCTAATTTGATAGACACATGTATATGCACTCTGAGATGAAGAAGACATTCTTGACAGGTTTATCGGTTGATGGTGATTCACAAGGCGTTGACCGTCTCTATGGTGCTCTTTCTGCTTATATGTGGCCTGGGATGATCTTGAAATCTGGCAATCAGATATGTAAACCATCATTGCCTGGAAAAGAAGGTGCTTCAATTACTAAATAATAACAGAGTTCTTCCATTCAGTTTGAATTCTTACTTTCTAATTACATGGCTAACTTCTTTCCTCCTCTCTGCTCAGAGTTGTCATCAGGAGAATCTGATTatgaatttgaatatgaaatccTATCTGCGGGTTCAGCTGAACCTTGGGATGACACGGATAAAGGATGGGTTTCTGCAAATAGTATTACCTCATTTCCAGATAGGGTGAGTTGTGTCGCTCAGAATAGATCTGTCATGGAACATGATCGGGAGAATGTACCTGGATCTGATGAAGAAAAGCTGCAGCCTTCAACATCAATGGCTCCGTTGCAAGATGAGAATGACCCGGGTGTGATAGCCGATGCATCTGAGAAAGCCACAGAGCCAGATGAGGGCACGCATTTTGACTTTGAGGATTTGGAACAGTTGATGTCTGAGATTGGGAACATGCGTGACAGTTTGAGATTGATGCCAGATTTTCAGAGGAGGGAAATGGCAGCAAAACTAGCCATGAAAATGGCTTCCATGTTTGGGGATGGCAGTGATGTTGACGATGACCAAGCCTGAAAATGGTTCTTGGCGTCATTCATAAGCTGATATTGGGAAGGCCATTAGCCAGTCCATTTTATGAACAAAACTTCTCATCTTTCATGTTGCCTTTTGTTCTCTGCTGCCCATATCACAGCAAAACATGGCTAGTCTGGAATTAATTTGCCTGTGATGTACtgatcaaaaaacaaaaaaattacctGTGATGTGCTCAAAATATTGAAGATGTTAAACTTACAGTTATCTATTACTTAAAACTGAGGGGGTTTGGGAAGATTTACCAGGCGTCTTTTGGAGCCATTTAGATATAAATACTAATGGAGGTTGTGTAAAGATGTTTGAATGCTCGCATATGTTGACTGGGATAGGCATTTTTAATCCCATTGTAGAGATgaagatagttttttttaatgaactcCACAAGCAACTTGAGAAATTACAGAAGaaagaatttttatttctgaaaagtggatatatacatatatatatatatatatacatgtctaTTCTGAGATgtctaaagaaataaaatatttaaacttgaaaaatacaaatattaactTTGGAGTCTTTCACGTAAGAGAATCGTTGTAGTTTTCGACATGCATATCCGACCGACACTGGAAGTAGGGGTGATGCTATTTTGTTTGATAATAGCTTTGCTGGAGGTGAGTATGTTTGATGGTCGTAGATACAGAGGGATAAGAGAAATTGCCAGAGAATATGTGGTTTATTATGGTAAAATTAGGCACTTAGGGAAGGGTGGAAGTGGGGTTTGGGGAGTAGGCAAAATAGCCCGAAAATAAGATATTGAACGAGTCTTTGAGGCTGTGGATGTGGATGTGGATGTGGAGGTGCTCGCAGAGAGTGACGTGAACAATAATCTTGATCTCAGGAGTGATAGGAAGAACGATTACATCGGCTCTTACTTTTTCCACTGGACCCGACCCGgtgagatatataatatattacacaaATCTACCCATCCGGAAAGATTAACCTCGGAATAAATGCTGGGTAGGTGGAGCTCCACCCATCTGAACTAGCAATATGTCTTTTAAGGGAAGTTCTACTTAGGCCTGtaaacgagccgagctcgagtGAGTCTAGGGTGTGCGAGCTCGGCTCGTTCACTACTCGAGCCGAGCTCGGGCTCGGCTCGTTTATCAACCGGACAAATGTCTGCGTCCGAGCTCAACTCGTGTAGCACTGAAttgagctcgagctcggctcgagcTCGGTTTTGTCAACGAGCTGAGCCCGAGCTCGACTCGAGCTCGGCTCGCTTATTACAGAATTTAAagattacaatatttaatataaaattgaaataaatgcatcagtaaaataataaatcaaatacaaatttacatcaTAAAACCTTCAAGAGTATTATGGCTATGGACCTATGGTacattaaattacatttttaatttttacatcataATGGAActagtgaataaaaaaataatttacaaattacaacaataaattatgaaataagaTACATTATGATAAAAACAATGGGCTATGAAATGAATGAAGTCCTCATTTGTTGGTGAATGGAGCTATAAATCTTGACATTGTTGCCCTGCAAGCTGCATACactaatacactaaaaaaattgaagttatttttaatcCTTTACTCAAGTATTGTTAACTTAATAATACTGTCAAGGGATGTTTGACAGAAAATGCAAAACTTAATTTGCTTAAAAAATCAATGGCATCTCTAACAAATTAGACAGTACAATTATACAATCAATCTCATAAACAAATATGTGCATTAGGGATTCAGActcattgaaatttgaaatcacCATGACAAAGTCACAGAAGTCAGCAAGATTACCACTGAACANNNNNNNNNNNNNNNNNNNNNNNNNNNNNNNNNNNNNNNNNNNNNNNNNNNNNNNNNNNNNNNNNNNNNNNNNNNNNNNNNNNNNNNNNNNNNNNNNNNNGatagaaaagatatatataaataaaagagtgtgTGGTCCGTGGCACAGTAGATAGTTTCCTTGTCGAATGGTTAGGTCAAAAGTACGTGTTTAAATTAATCGGGATTGCGATAATGAAGATAGCCAGGCTGGCTAGCCTTGATCATATTGCATGTGCCATGAGAAGTATATATGCCGTGGGCGTAGCAACTAGCACGAGACGGTCGGGCAAAAAgacttttattgattttttttatacttttaaatataatttaaaaaaaaaattataatattattaaaaaatactaaactcaATCGGAATTCAACTGTCGACGATTAgtagcatttattttatatatatatatataggtgcttAATTAGTACGTAGAATCATGACATGTTGTTTTTTTAACACGCGATCAATTAATTAAGCAGTTAAGTCTTATAATGATGGTCCACCACAAGTGTTCAGATCTTAATTAATTCGAATTTGAAGGACACAAgatcttaacataattatttgagTTGATACAAACAGCTTATTCATGGCCCCACGAACTACCGCGGCAATTTATCTTTGAAGGCAAAAAATTTGAAGGCAACGTGCGCTGTATATATCGCcaattgataaatataaaaaaaaatatatatatatataaaaaatagtaaatgagaaggtaaaaaaagaaatttaaacaaaaattgaataaagtataTAAAGTGAAGAAAGAAGTATAGACTTAACTTACAATTTAGTGTCTTAATTATTTACGTATATAATCACAACAATGAGAAGTTTAAGAAGAAAAGATTTTGAGTGTTTATAACGTAGTTTGATTTATAGGATGGACAGAGAGTACGTTGAGTTTATTCTAACGCAGTTGTCCATGTTGATTCATTTCTGTGTGCAAGTACATAATacattcattttctaaaactgtAGTTGTAATATTTGCTAAATATGGTAGGTGCTCctgtaataatgaaaaaatataaagacataATGTATTAAATATTCCACCTCGCCTGTTTGTTCTAAAAGATTAACAGTTATacaatttaatatttcttttgctaTCAGTTCAAAGATAACAACTGCTATACATCCAGTATCTTCCTCTACTTCTAGATAGACTCGTCAGCTAAAATTAATGAGAATATTAGTAATTGCGTAATTTTAACAATtactatgttatatttatcatataaggaatgatcatttaaaatgatttaccGTGGCTAAGAGATGCTCATGTTTTTGCAATTATAGCACATAAATTTTTCGTTGCAGTCATATCTAGTTGTTTTATTACAATTTGTACGGGACAGGTAGTGAAACTTCAAGGTGAAGGAGAAGTTGCCAATCTGGGCTGTGGGAGGCCTTAGgcgcaatgttttgaataccgtaccggtcaaggcactggaacgaaatatttcgataccagtACCGTTTcatgtaccgtttcgggatagtcgatatatgaataaattatatatataaattatattctaaaataatagtctatatacgaataaattatacataaatacatatatatataaattataaataatctaatctgaattggggataaaaaaataagtttgtagtttaaaaaaatgaaaaaaaaaaattaaacgccGAAATATATGCCGGTTCAGGCCGGTATTTGGGCTGGTACGAAACACATAGGATACCTGTACTACCCACTgggccggtacgaaaaatttcagtcgtaccggccgatatggtacgaaattaaaaacactgCTTCGGCTTCCCTTGAGATTGACTGTGTGCGTCGGTGGCTCACTGTGTATCGTGTATTTCAGATGCGGGTCGTCCTGTGAGTTATCTCTTTTATATCAAAGCTTCACTCCTTCTTGAATCCTGcgtactttatttatttatttactaacaaaagtaaatttatcaattatcaCTATTCTGCtcactgttaaaaaaaaattattgctatcactaaaaaataagagaattcaataaagaaatgaattattactaattaatatgtcaaatttattttaaggtATTTGTTGTATTAGTtggtatgattttatattttttgcaaTAAATAATTGCTTAAAGTAGGTGTGATTATGCCGTAGAAATGATAGTTCTTGAGAAGTAGGACAACTACGtagaaattttcttaaaaataaatttataaatttatataataagttaaatttattatttaaaaatataaaaataaaaa
Protein-coding sequences here:
- the LOC108981493 gene encoding uncharacterized protein LOC108981493, yielding MGDNDRLEDRPGIFIVGSSNVGKRTLLSRLMSVDFDDACDSSSEVVVHGWIIHTKYYTAEVSVCMAHLHDGFSIGTLPMFDRLAALVMVFDMSDLSSFVALQDWVASTDIRNFEILLCIGNKVDLLSGHPAHAEYRRHLQNLGDANSDAEFTEYGISESEGSGLLGNEELSWEIRRSCLEWCSEHNIEFIEACASNADFDKCLSVDGDSQGVDRLYGALSAYMWPGMILKSGNQICKPSLPGKEELSSGESDYEFEYEILSAGSAEPWDDTDKGWVSANSITSFPDRVSCVAQNRSVMEHDRENVPGSDEEKLQPSTSMAPLQDENDPGVIADASEKATEPDEGTHFDFEDLEQLMSEIGNMRDSLRLMPDFQRREMAAKLAMKMASMFGDGSDVDDDQA